A single window of Nicotiana tomentosiformis chromosome 1, ASM39032v3, whole genome shotgun sequence DNA harbors:
- the LOC138906662 gene encoding uncharacterized protein codes for MELTNIEGILQMEKNRRETLQARKRDIGHLWEAPIKKLSFFQLQQLKEAMESIKKEVEREAQNQQMVTSNAFPFLTFGSTLAPIGARERSSYGSDDSFPFQNRVSRHNFGTPFANRASGSTYSVFP; via the coding sequence ATGGAGCTCACGAACATTGAGGGTATTCTCCAAATGGAAAAAAATCGCAGAGAAACCCTACAAGCAAGGAAGAGAGATATCGGTCATTTGTGGGAAGCTCCAATTAAAAAACTTAGCTTTTTTCAACTGCAACAACTGAAGGAGGCAATGGAAAGCATAAAGAAAGAAGTTGAAAGAGAGGCACAAAACCAACAAATGGTGACTAGTAATGCATTTCCATTTCTCACCTTTGGAAGTACCTTGGCTCCTATTGGTGCTAGGGAAAGATCTTCATATGGTTCCGATGATTCTTTTCCATTTCAAAATAGAGTTTCAAGACACAATTTTGGTACGCCTTTTGCTAACAGGGCTAGTGGATCTACTTATTCAGTATTTCCCTAG